Proteins encoded within one genomic window of Bradyrhizobium sp. AZCC 1719:
- a CDS encoding mannose-1-phosphate guanylyltransferase/mannose-6-phosphate isomerase → MNRRIIPLIMCGGAGTRLWPASREVHPKQFLSLFGARSTFQDTLLRVSDAGLFERPVIITNNAYRFMVLEQLAEIGLEADVLLEPMRRDSGPAIAAGAAFAQARDKDAILLALAADHVVRDTSAFLAACREGLAAAEAGHIVTFGVQPERAATEYGYINPGEVISGKVRAVAKFVEKPDPTTAADYVKSGYLWNSGNFMFRAAVLSDEYGKVDADSVQAVSDAVTKAGTDLGFVKLDEAAFGSAKSISIDYAVMEKTSRAAVVPVSCGWSDVGSWHAVWELSGKDGEGNAARGAAVFEDSRNCNVSTDRALVALEGVDDLVVVATQDAVLVSRQKDANGLKRLVAKLKTVAPQVTEDHIRVHRPWGSYQSVDNGDRHQVKRIIVKPGGRLSLQKHHHRAEHWIVVRGTAQVTVNELVKTVHENESIYIPIGAVHRLENPGKIQLELIEVQTGSYFGEDDIIRIEDDYQRS, encoded by the coding sequence ATGAACCGACGAATTATTCCCCTGATCATGTGCGGCGGCGCGGGAACGCGGCTGTGGCCGGCCTCGCGCGAGGTTCATCCCAAGCAGTTCCTGTCCCTGTTCGGCGCGCGTTCGACGTTCCAGGATACGCTGTTGCGGGTTTCGGATGCTGGTCTGTTCGAACGGCCCGTCATCATCACCAACAACGCCTATCGCTTCATGGTGCTCGAGCAACTGGCGGAGATCGGACTGGAAGCCGACGTGCTTCTCGAACCGATGCGGCGAGATTCCGGGCCTGCGATCGCGGCCGGCGCCGCCTTTGCACAGGCGCGCGACAAGGATGCCATTCTGCTGGCGCTCGCCGCCGACCACGTCGTGCGCGACACGTCCGCTTTCCTCGCCGCCTGCCGCGAGGGGCTGGCCGCGGCGGAAGCCGGGCACATCGTGACGTTCGGCGTGCAGCCCGAACGCGCTGCCACCGAATATGGCTACATCAATCCCGGCGAGGTCATTTCCGGCAAGGTTCGCGCAGTCGCCAAGTTCGTCGAGAAGCCCGATCCGACAACCGCGGCTGATTACGTCAAGTCGGGCTATCTCTGGAACAGCGGCAACTTCATGTTCCGCGCCGCCGTGCTGTCGGATGAGTACGGCAAGGTTGATGCGGACAGCGTCCAAGCCGTCAGTGATGCAGTGACGAAGGCAGGCACCGACCTTGGCTTCGTCAAGCTCGACGAGGCCGCGTTCGGATCGGCGAAATCGATCTCGATCGACTATGCGGTGATGGAGAAGACCTCGCGTGCCGCGGTCGTGCCGGTCTCGTGCGGCTGGTCCGATGTCGGCTCCTGGCATGCGGTGTGGGAATTGTCCGGCAAGGACGGCGAGGGCAACGCGGCGCGCGGCGCAGCCGTGTTTGAGGATTCGCGCAATTGCAACGTATCGACTGATCGCGCGCTGGTCGCGCTCGAAGGCGTCGACGACCTCGTGGTGGTCGCAACCCAGGACGCCGTGCTGGTTAGCCGGCAGAAGGACGCCAACGGGCTGAAGCGGCTGGTCGCGAAACTGAAGACAGTGGCGCCGCAGGTGACGGAAGACCACATCAGGGTACATCGGCCCTGGGGATCCTATCAGTCGGTCGACAATGGCGACCGGCATCAGGTCAAGCGCATCATCGTCAAGCCGGGCGGGCGGCTGTCGCTGCAGAAACACCACCATCGTGCCGAGCACTGGATCGTCGTGCGCGGAACGGCGCAGGTGACGGTCAATGAACTGGTCAAGACCGTGCACGAGAACGAATCGATCTACATCCCGATCGGCGCGGTGCACCGGTTGGAAAATCCGGGCAAGATCCAGCTCGAGCTGATCGAGGTCCAGACCGGCAGCTATTTCGGCGAGGACGACATCATCCGCATCGAGGACGACTACCAGCGCAGTTGA
- a CDS encoding Gfo/Idh/MocA family oxidoreductase, whose amino-acid sequence MSSKGSAFDAKADAKRGLRVGVVGAGVMGSNHARVLAGLPGVTLVGIVDPLPEHRARATALAGCRAFAELDELFDEGVDAITIAAPTHLHHEIALACITRNIHLLVEKPVASTVEEGQDIVNAARSAGVTLMVGHVERFNPAVAAIKQAISGEDILSIGITRVGPFPPRMSNVGVVIDLAVHDIDLIRWFTESDIVEVQPQLSSAVAEREDIALLQFRTASGVLAHINTNWLTPFKARSVTVATRGKYVMGDLLTRQVTECFGFKPDGSYSMRHLPVGHDEPLRAELIAFLDAVRTGNMPAVSGDEGVASLEIAIRCLEQPAKPAASAARKGPRRIAG is encoded by the coding sequence ATGAGTTCCAAAGGGTCCGCATTCGATGCGAAGGCCGACGCAAAACGCGGCTTGCGCGTCGGCGTGGTCGGCGCGGGTGTGATGGGCAGCAACCATGCCCGCGTGCTGGCCGGTCTGCCCGGCGTGACGCTGGTCGGCATTGTCGATCCGTTGCCCGAACACCGTGCGCGCGCCACCGCGCTCGCCGGCTGCCGTGCGTTCGCCGAACTCGACGAGCTGTTTGACGAGGGCGTCGATGCCATTACGATCGCGGCGCCGACCCATCTCCATCACGAGATTGCGCTCGCCTGCATCACCCGCAACATCCACCTCCTGGTCGAGAAGCCGGTGGCCTCGACCGTCGAGGAAGGGCAGGACATCGTCAATGCGGCGCGTAGTGCCGGCGTGACGCTGATGGTCGGCCATGTCGAGCGCTTCAATCCAGCGGTCGCCGCGATCAAGCAGGCGATCTCGGGCGAGGACATTCTTTCGATCGGTATCACCCGCGTCGGGCCATTTCCGCCGCGGATGTCCAATGTCGGCGTCGTGATCGATCTCGCCGTCCACGATATCGACCTGATCCGCTGGTTCACCGAGTCCGATATCGTCGAGGTGCAGCCGCAGCTCTCCAGCGCGGTCGCCGAGCGCGAGGACATCGCGCTGCTGCAGTTCCGCACTGCCTCCGGCGTGCTCGCCCACATCAACACCAACTGGCTGACGCCGTTCAAGGCGCGCAGCGTTACGGTCGCAACCCGCGGCAAATATGTGATGGGCGATCTCCTGACGCGGCAGGTGACCGAGTGCTTCGGCTTCAAGCCCGACGGCAGCTACTCGATGCGGCATCTGCCGGTCGGCCATGATGAACCGCTGCGCGCCGAACTGATCGCATTCCTCGATGCCGTCCGCACCGGCAATATGCCGGCGGTTTCCGGCGACGAGGGCGTCGCCAGTCTCGAGATCGCGATCCGCTGCCTCGAGCAGCCCGCCAAGCCTGCGGCGTCTGCCGCGCGCAAGGGACCGCGCCGCATCGCCGGCTGA
- a CDS encoding DegT/DnrJ/EryC1/StrS family aminotransferase, producing the protein MNQHMRPEPVPFYDLASQRRRLGTSIDEAISRVTSHCLFINGPEVAVLEKALADFCGAKHVVSCASGTDALLMVLMAKEVGPGDAVLCPSFTFCATGEAVALTGATPVFVDVDEATFNMDAASLKRGIATARQRGLKPRAVIPVDLFGQSADHDAIAEVAQAEGLFVLDDAAQGFGASYKGRHIGSLGLATATSFFPTKPLGCFGDGGAIFTDDDKLAETLRSIRVHGQGSDKYDNVRLGLTGRLDTMQAAVLIEKLKIFEDEIAARNRVAERYARGLGNLVTVPRLASGCTSVWAQYTIRLPKGTNRDGFAAALKVQGVPTMVYYTKSMHQQTAYRDFPIADGGLPASEKLSDDVISLPIHAYLDEPTQDRVIEAVRGALQA; encoded by the coding sequence ATGAACCAGCACATGCGTCCAGAACCCGTTCCCTTCTATGACCTCGCCTCGCAGCGTCGTCGGCTCGGCACATCGATCGATGAGGCGATCTCGCGTGTGACGAGCCATTGCCTCTTCATCAATGGTCCGGAAGTCGCCGTGCTGGAAAAGGCCTTGGCCGATTTTTGCGGCGCCAAGCATGTCGTGAGCTGCGCGAGCGGCACCGATGCGCTTTTGATGGTGCTGATGGCCAAGGAAGTCGGCCCGGGGGACGCCGTGCTGTGTCCATCGTTCACGTTCTGCGCGACCGGTGAAGCGGTAGCGCTGACCGGCGCAACGCCGGTGTTCGTCGACGTCGATGAAGCAACCTTCAATATGGATGCCGCCTCGCTCAAGCGCGGTATCGCGACGGCCAGGCAGCGCGGCCTGAAGCCGCGCGCCGTGATCCCCGTCGACCTGTTCGGCCAAAGCGCCGACCACGATGCGATCGCAGAGGTCGCGCAGGCCGAGGGCCTGTTCGTGCTCGATGACGCCGCACAGGGTTTTGGCGCGAGCTACAAGGGCCGCCATATCGGCTCCTTGGGACTTGCGACCGCGACCAGCTTCTTCCCGACCAAGCCGCTCGGCTGTTTCGGTGATGGCGGCGCCATCTTTACCGACGATGACAAACTTGCCGAGACGTTGCGCAGCATCCGCGTGCACGGCCAGGGCTCCGACAAATACGACAACGTACGCCTTGGCCTGACCGGACGTCTCGACACCATGCAGGCGGCGGTCCTGATCGAGAAGTTGAAGATTTTCGAAGACGAGATCGCGGCCCGCAACCGCGTTGCCGAGCGCTATGCGCGCGGTCTTGGCAATTTGGTGACGGTGCCGCGGTTGGCTTCCGGATGCACCTCGGTTTGGGCGCAGTACACCATCCGCCTGCCAAAGGGGACCAATCGCGACGGTTTTGCGGCAGCGTTGAAGGTGCAGGGCGTTCCGACGATGGTCTACTACACGAAATCGATGCATCAACAGACCGCCTACCGGGATTTTCCGATTGCGGATGGCGGGTTGCCGGCGAGCGAAAAGCTCTCGGACGATGTCATCAGCCTGCCGATCCACGCCTATCTCGACGAGCCGACGCAGGATCGCGTTATCGAGGCCGTGCGCGGCGCGCTTCAGGCATGA
- a CDS encoding NAD-dependent epimerase: protein MPDQPILVTGAAGFIGFHVARRLLAEGRAVIGLDSLNDYYDPALKRARLDVLRPEQGFTFEQIDLADRTSVERLFAKHRFPRVVHLAAQAGVRYSIDHPHAYVDANLAGFVNVLEGCRHHGCGHLVYASSSSVYGANTKLPFSVDDKTDHPISLYAATKKANELIAHSYSHLYRLPVTGLRFFTIYGPWGRPDMAVFLFTKAIVEGTPIRLFNHGRMRRDFTHIDDATRAVLRLVDQAPGDAGGAAGAPAKVYNVGNNRPEELTHVVAVLEQALGRAAVKEMLPMQPGDVTETFADVAELMRDTGFRPQTSIEDGLADFVAWYRDYYRI, encoded by the coding sequence ATGCCGGATCAACCCATATTGGTCACCGGAGCTGCGGGTTTCATCGGCTTCCACGTTGCGCGCCGGCTGCTGGCCGAAGGCCGCGCCGTGATCGGGCTCGACAGTCTCAACGATTATTACGATCCGGCGCTGAAGCGGGCGCGGCTGGACGTTCTGCGCCCAGAGCAGGGTTTCACATTCGAGCAGATCGATCTCGCCGATCGTACGTCAGTGGAACGCCTGTTCGCCAAACACCGCTTTCCCAGGGTGGTGCATCTGGCGGCGCAGGCCGGCGTGCGCTATTCGATCGATCATCCGCATGCCTATGTCGATGCCAATCTCGCAGGCTTCGTCAATGTGCTGGAAGGTTGTCGGCATCATGGCTGCGGCCATCTGGTCTATGCGTCGTCCTCATCGGTGTACGGCGCCAATACGAAACTACCGTTTTCGGTGGACGACAAGACCGACCATCCGATCAGCCTATATGCCGCCACCAAGAAGGCCAATGAGCTGATCGCGCATTCCTACAGCCATCTCTATCGTCTTCCGGTGACGGGCTTGCGGTTCTTCACCATCTATGGGCCGTGGGGACGGCCCGATATGGCGGTTTTCCTCTTTACCAAAGCAATCGTGGAAGGCACGCCGATCCGGCTCTTTAACCATGGCAGGATGCGGCGCGACTTTACCCATATCGACGATGCGACGCGCGCCGTGTTGCGGCTGGTCGACCAGGCACCCGGCGACGCCGGTGGGGCCGCCGGGGCGCCAGCAAAAGTTTACAATGTCGGCAACAATCGTCCGGAAGAGCTGACCCATGTGGTAGCAGTTCTGGAACAGGCGCTGGGCCGCGCGGCGGTCAAGGAGATGCTGCCGATGCAGCCCGGAGACGTGACCGAGACCTTTGCCGATGTTGCGGAACTGATGCGCGACACCGGCTTCAGGCCGCAAACCTCGATCGAGGACGGGCTTGCCGATTTTGTCGCCTGGTATCGTGACTATTACAGGATTTGA
- a CDS encoding lysylphosphatidylglycerol synthase transmembrane domain-containing protein, translated as MRRILFSTLKILVSAALLYFSLRKVDLADLAARIDVSSLGWIGVAIAVTFLQIFVGVLRWREIGAECGAPLPTRQAMRFNVIGMFFNQTLPSSIGGDAVRLWLVARNGAGWRAATYSIFVDRAIGLIALAVVIVASLPWSYRLITDPHGRSALLFVDFAALAGGLGFLLLGRLRWPWLKHWWGTHHIHACSVIANRVLFSRTHGPKVAVLSLLVHVLAVVIAWCVVQSIAAPVMFGQIFQLVPPVMLITMLPISIAGWGVREATMGLAFGYAGLMANEGVNISLLYGAVSFIVGAIGGLVWILSAEKAAQGTAPIEVPK; from the coding sequence ATGCGCCGAATCCTGTTTTCGACATTGAAGATACTGGTCTCGGCGGCGCTCTTGTATTTCTCGTTGCGCAAGGTCGACCTCGCCGACCTCGCGGCCCGCATCGACGTTTCCAGCCTGGGCTGGATCGGCGTGGCGATCGCCGTGACGTTCCTGCAGATATTCGTCGGCGTCCTGCGCTGGCGCGAGATCGGGGCGGAATGCGGCGCGCCGCTGCCGACCCGGCAGGCGATGCGCTTCAACGTGATCGGGATGTTCTTCAACCAGACGCTACCGTCCTCGATCGGCGGCGATGCGGTCAGGCTATGGCTCGTCGCGCGCAACGGCGCCGGCTGGCGGGCGGCGACCTATTCCATCTTCGTCGACCGCGCCATCGGCCTGATCGCGCTCGCGGTCGTCATCGTTGCGAGCCTGCCGTGGAGCTATCGCCTGATCACCGATCCCCACGGCAGGTCGGCGCTGCTGTTCGTCGATTTCGCAGCGCTTGCCGGCGGCCTCGGATTTCTCCTGCTCGGCAGGCTGCGGTGGCCGTGGCTGAAGCACTGGTGGGGTACCCATCACATCCACGCCTGCTCGGTGATCGCCAATCGCGTGCTGTTCAGCCGCACTCACGGCCCCAAAGTCGCGGTGCTGTCGTTATTGGTGCACGTGCTTGCCGTCGTCATCGCCTGGTGCGTGGTGCAGTCGATCGCCGCCCCCGTGATGTTCGGCCAGATCTTCCAGCTCGTTCCACCCGTCATGCTGATCACCATGCTGCCGATCTCGATTGCCGGCTGGGGCGTCCGCGAAGCCACCATGGGGCTGGCGTTCGGCTATGCCGGCCTGATGGCCAACGAGGGCGTCAACATCTCCCTGCTTTATGGCGCAGTATCCTTCATCGTCGGCGCGATCGGCGGGCTGGTCTGGATATTGAGCGCCGAGAAGGCCGCGCAGGGCACGGCGCCGATCGAGGTTCCCAAATAA
- a CDS encoding glycosyltransferase family 4 protein, with the protein MMQKSGKVVVVSQHYPPDPSTTAAIMAAISDRVAQEAEVLVLSGTVGSAISVQAGKPEVVEVKNWMPGKGALGKRAVAELLFTVRMFFVMLARLRRGDVTLTVPAPFMLPYAFAAAAKLKGARSALIMHDLYPDVLVMAGLLKPQSIVAKAMRALNAPMFRALDAVVIIGRDTEKLLLRYGGMTSDKIRFIPNWATLARGVRAIDPDNPYRRSLSARFVVGLSGNLGFTHDPVVVFEAARLLRDDKDIHFLLSGWGIGFDQLKAMQAEAKLPNVTLVDRVEEEQLEAFLSAADVWIIPYRRNVAGVSVPSRFYNLLAIGRPVILVSEADAEAALTVIEHDVGWVVEPGNAGELAKAVSRAARADDPQRAERAAEISRRFDFEIAMDDYCGLIRELVQK; encoded by the coding sequence ATGATGCAGAAGTCCGGAAAAGTCGTCGTCGTCAGCCAGCATTACCCGCCCGATCCGAGCACGACGGCAGCGATCATGGCCGCGATTTCCGACCGCGTGGCGCAGGAGGCCGAGGTGCTGGTGCTGTCGGGAACGGTGGGTTCCGCGATATCGGTGCAAGCGGGCAAGCCTGAGGTCGTCGAGGTCAAGAACTGGATGCCGGGCAAGGGCGCGCTGGGAAAGCGCGCCGTGGCCGAATTGCTGTTCACGGTCCGGATGTTTTTCGTGATGCTGGCGAGGTTGCGGCGCGGTGACGTCACGCTGACCGTGCCGGCACCCTTCATGCTGCCTTACGCTTTTGCCGCCGCGGCCAAATTGAAAGGCGCGAGATCGGCGCTGATCATGCACGATCTCTATCCCGACGTCCTCGTCATGGCTGGCCTGTTGAAGCCGCAGTCGATCGTTGCGAAAGCGATGCGCGCCTTGAACGCGCCGATGTTTCGCGCGCTCGATGCCGTCGTCATCATCGGCCGCGACACCGAGAAGCTGCTGCTGCGCTATGGCGGAATGACAAGCGACAAGATCCGCTTCATTCCAAACTGGGCGACACTTGCACGTGGCGTTCGCGCGATCGACCCGGACAATCCATACCGCCGTTCGCTTTCCGCCCGCTTCGTCGTCGGACTGTCAGGCAATCTCGGCTTTACCCACGATCCCGTCGTCGTGTTCGAAGCGGCGCGCCTGCTGCGTGACGACAAGGATATACACTTCCTGCTGTCGGGCTGGGGGATCGGGTTCGACCAGTTGAAGGCCATGCAGGCTGAGGCAAAGCTCCCGAACGTTACCCTGGTCGATCGCGTCGAGGAGGAGCAGCTGGAGGCGTTTCTTTCGGCGGCGGACGTCTGGATCATTCCCTACCGCAGGAACGTCGCCGGCGTGTCGGTGCCCAGCCGGTTCTACAATCTGCTGGCGATCGGCCGTCCGGTGATCCTGGTTTCCGAAGCGGATGCCGAGGCGGCGCTGACGGTCATCGAGCACGATGTCGGCTGGGTGGTGGAGCCCGGCAACGCCGGCGAACTGGCGAAAGCGGTCAGTCGCGCCGCCCGGGCCGACGACCCACAGCGGGCCGAACGCGCGGCTGAAATCTCCAGGCGTTTTGATTTTGAGATCGCCATGGACGACTATTGCGGGCTGATCCGCGAACTCGTGCAGAAGTAG
- a CDS encoding MraY family glycosyltransferase, with amino-acid sequence MTNSQLLLSFAAAASAVLLSAVLTWAVRPLLARIALAKPNARSSHRIPTPQGGGIAVIAATLIAAVTVIAFAGTAEMKIPIAVFGATLFIAAVGFADDVNSLPVVPRLLLQGLAVAAVILVAPDGLRIVPACPLWLERGLLILAGLWFVNLVNFMDGLDLMTVAEIVPITGALVLLGWLGGLPASTTVAAAALFGAMLGFAPFNRPVAKIFLGDVGSLPIGLLAGWCLLQLAWHQQVAAALLLPLYYLADATVTLLRRVARREPFWAAHRTHFYQRATDNGFSVWRVVSEVFALNLVLAALAVGSVMTSSTAIAGLLLGAGGAVTALLMHRFSRRQPSRV; translated from the coding sequence ATGACCAATTCGCAATTATTGCTGTCGTTTGCTGCCGCGGCGTCGGCTGTGCTGTTGTCGGCCGTGCTGACCTGGGCGGTCCGGCCGCTACTCGCGCGAATAGCGTTGGCAAAACCGAATGCGCGCTCTTCCCATCGGATTCCGACGCCGCAAGGTGGAGGCATCGCGGTGATCGCGGCCACGCTGATCGCGGCCGTCACAGTCATCGCGTTTGCCGGCACGGCGGAGATGAAAATCCCCATAGCCGTGTTCGGCGCGACGCTGTTCATCGCGGCCGTCGGCTTTGCCGATGACGTCAATTCGCTTCCCGTGGTGCCGCGGCTATTGCTGCAGGGACTAGCCGTCGCGGCGGTGATCTTGGTGGCCCCCGACGGCTTACGGATCGTTCCTGCCTGCCCGCTCTGGCTCGAGCGCGGCCTCCTGATCCTCGCAGGCCTGTGGTTCGTGAACCTCGTCAACTTCATGGACGGGCTGGACCTGATGACGGTCGCCGAGATCGTGCCCATCACCGGCGCACTCGTTCTGCTCGGCTGGCTCGGCGGACTTCCGGCATCGACGACGGTCGCCGCCGCAGCGCTGTTCGGCGCGATGCTCGGCTTCGCGCCCTTCAACCGGCCGGTAGCAAAAATCTTTCTCGGGGACGTCGGCAGCCTGCCGATCGGCCTGTTGGCCGGCTGGTGTCTCTTGCAGCTCGCCTGGCACCAGCAAGTGGCAGCGGCGCTGCTGTTGCCGCTCTACTACCTCGCCGATGCGACCGTCACGCTGCTGCGGCGCGTCGCGCGGCGCGAGCCGTTCTGGGCCGCGCATCGCACCCACTTCTATCAGCGCGCCACCGACAACGGCTTTTCGGTGTGGCGCGTGGTGAGCGAGGTGTTCGCGCTCAACCTCGTGCTGGCTGCGCTGGCGGTCGGCTCGGTCATGACCTCGTCGACGGCGATCGCCGGCCTGCTGCTCGGTGCTGGAGGCGCCGTGACGGCGCTCTTGATGCACCGTTTCTCACGTCGGCAACCGTCTCGCGTCTGA
- a CDS encoding SDR family NAD(P)-dependent oxidoreductase, with amino-acid sequence MTPLSQLTRRNYLIAAHDALVTALALLASFYLRFEGGDGFYARLPLLLKILPLFVAFSIVICYVFNLTTTKWRFISLPDALNILRVATILAVALVVLDYAFIFAASNGKAPVLFGRVTIVLYWFLQVFALSALRFGYRYFRYTRVRRHARTEGASATLLIGRAADAEVLLRAIESGAVKQLWPVGVLSSSAADLGQSIRNVPVLGGIDDVEDVVRDYAGRGKPISRVVMTPSAFEPEAHPEAVLMRAKRLGLFVSRLPSLEGGDVPRLTNVAVEDLLLRPSEKIDYARLEALVKGKAVIVTGGGGSIGSEICDRVATFGAARLLVIEHSEPALYAVTEALTARAANAAIEGRIADIRDRDRIISLMREFKPDIVFHAAALKHVPILERDWSEGVKTNIFGSVNVADAAQAAGAEAMVMISTDKAIEPVSMLGLTKRFAEMYCQALDHDLMTQSEGRPHMRLISVRFGNVLASNGSVVPKFKAQIEAGGPVTVTHPDMVRYFMTIREACDLVLTAATHALTPARPDVSVYVLNMGQPVKIVELAERMIRLSGLEPGVDIEVVFTGMRPGERLNEILFASEEPTVEIGVAGIMAAKPNEPPMQILRKWLAALEDAIGRDDRSTIRAVLKDAVPEFGSNAA; translated from the coding sequence ATGACGCCTCTTTCGCAACTGACCCGTCGCAATTACCTGATTGCAGCGCATGATGCGTTGGTGACCGCGCTCGCGCTGCTCGCAAGCTTCTACCTGCGCTTCGAGGGAGGCGACGGCTTCTATGCCCGCCTGCCGCTGCTGCTCAAGATCTTACCGCTGTTCGTCGCCTTCAGCATCGTTATCTGCTACGTCTTCAATCTGACGACGACGAAGTGGCGTTTCATTTCGCTTCCCGATGCGCTGAACATCCTGCGCGTGGCGACCATTCTGGCGGTAGCGCTCGTCGTGCTGGACTACGCCTTCATTTTCGCCGCATCGAACGGCAAGGCGCCGGTGCTGTTCGGCCGTGTCACCATTGTGCTCTACTGGTTCCTTCAGGTGTTCGCGCTGAGCGCGCTCCGCTTCGGATATCGCTATTTCCGTTACACGCGGGTTCGCCGCCATGCGCGGACCGAAGGCGCGTCGGCGACGCTGTTGATCGGCCGCGCCGCCGACGCCGAGGTGCTGTTGCGCGCGATCGAGAGCGGCGCAGTCAAGCAGCTTTGGCCGGTCGGCGTGCTGTCGTCGTCGGCCGCGGACCTCGGGCAGTCGATCCGCAACGTGCCGGTGCTGGGCGGGATCGATGACGTCGAGGACGTGGTCCGCGATTATGCCGGACGGGGAAAGCCGATTTCGCGGGTCGTCATGACGCCGTCGGCGTTCGAACCGGAGGCACACCCCGAGGCGGTTCTGATGCGGGCCAAGCGGCTCGGGCTGTTCGTCAGCCGCCTGCCGTCGCTCGAAGGCGGCGACGTGCCGCGGCTGACCAATGTCGCCGTCGAAGATCTTTTGCTGCGGCCAAGCGAGAAGATCGATTACGCGCGGCTTGAAGCGCTGGTGAAGGGCAAGGCGGTGATCGTCACCGGCGGCGGCGGCTCGATCGGTTCGGAGATATGCGACCGCGTCGCGACCTTTGGCGCTGCGCGGCTGTTGGTGATCGAGCACTCGGAACCGGCGCTTTACGCAGTCACGGAAGCGCTGACGGCACGCGCAGCCAATGCCGCCATCGAAGGCCGGATCGCCGACATCCGCGATCGTGACCGGATCATAAGCCTGATGCGGGAGTTCAAGCCCGATATCGTGTTCCATGCCGCCGCGCTGAAGCACGTGCCGATCCTCGAGCGCGATTGGAGCGAGGGCGTCAAGACCAACATCTTCGGATCCGTCAATGTCGCCGACGCCGCGCAGGCGGCGGGCGCCGAAGCCATGGTGATGATCTCGACCGACAAGGCGATCGAGCCGGTCTCGATGCTGGGCCTGACCAAGCGCTTCGCCGAAATGTATTGTCAGGCGCTCGACCACGACCTGATGACGCAATCGGAGGGCAGGCCGCACATGAGGCTGATCTCGGTGCGGTTCGGCAACGTACTGGCCTCGAACGGATCGGTGGTGCCGAAATTCAAGGCGCAGATCGAGGCCGGCGGTCCTGTCACGGTAACGCATCCGGACATGGTCCGGTACTTCATGACGATCCGCGAAGCCTGCGATCTCGTGCTGACCGCAGCCACGCACGCGCTGACGCCGGCGCGACCCGACGTCTCCGTCTATGTCCTCAACATGGGACAGCCGGTCAAAATCGTGGAGCTTGCCGAGCGGATGATCCGCCTGTCCGGCCTCGAACCGGGCGTCGACATCGAGGTGGTGTTCACCGGCATGCGGCCGGGCGAGCGGCTGAACGAGATCCTGTTCGCCAGCGAGGAGCCGACGGTCGAGATCGGGGTCGCCGGCATCATGGCGGCTAAGCCGAATGAGCCGCCGATGCAGATCTTGCGCAAATGGCTCGCGGCACTGGAGGATGCAATCGGGCGGGATGACCGCTCCACCATCCGCGCGGTGCTCAAGGATGCCGTGCCGGAATTCGGATCGAACGCCGCCTGA